Proteins encoded by one window of Moorella humiferrea:
- a CDS encoding ROK family protein has product MCLLGIDLGGTTIKAGLVDLEGQLLVKAQVPTGAGDGAAAVLGRIGALTDELCRRLGITRKDLKGIGIGVPGSVEGEKGLVRLAPNLFWRDFPLGEELSARLGLPVAVDNDAHVAALGEMWRGAGRGLQSLLMITVGTGIGSALIINGYVWRGFFGYGAEMGHVKMLPDGPLCHCGGRGCLETLASATAMVRRFREYLAAGRISRLQDAPGLGAREILAAAAGGDELCLQVVDEAASFLGRALANAALIVGPEAVIIGGGPVQAGEVFLAPVRSYLTEALGAWQIRPLPVVAAGLRNDAGIIGAARLALQLT; this is encoded by the coding sequence TTGTGCCTTTTGGGTATAGATCTGGGCGGTACGACGATTAAAGCCGGACTTGTTGACTTGGAAGGACAATTATTGGTCAAGGCCCAGGTGCCGACGGGGGCCGGGGACGGGGCGGCGGCAGTTTTGGGGCGCATCGGCGCCCTTACCGACGAACTTTGCCGCCGTTTAGGTATCACCAGAAAAGATTTAAAAGGGATCGGCATCGGTGTGCCCGGTTCGGTGGAAGGGGAAAAAGGGCTGGTTCGCCTGGCACCCAACCTTTTCTGGCGCGATTTTCCCCTAGGGGAAGAGCTATCCGCCAGGCTGGGCTTACCGGTGGCCGTCGACAACGATGCCCATGTGGCCGCCCTGGGAGAGATGTGGCGGGGAGCGGGGCGCGGTTTGCAATCCCTGCTGATGATTACCGTTGGTACGGGCATCGGCTCGGCCCTGATTATTAACGGCTACGTCTGGCGCGGTTTCTTCGGCTACGGCGCCGAGATGGGGCACGTAAAAATGCTGCCGGACGGTCCTCTCTGCCATTGCGGCGGCAGGGGGTGTCTGGAAACCCTGGCTTCGGCAACGGCCATGGTGCGCCGGTTCCGTGAATACCTGGCCGCCGGTCGGATTTCACGACTTCAGGACGCGCCCGGGCTGGGTGCCCGGGAAATATTGGCAGCGGCAGCCGGCGGAGATGAACTCTGCCTTCAGGTGGTGGATGAGGCTGCCTCTTTCCTGGGCAGGGCCCTGGCCAATGCCGCCCTCATTGTCGGGCCGGAAGCTGTTATTATCGGCGGCGGACCGGTGCAGGCCGGTGAAGTTTTTTTGGCACCCGTACGCAGCTACCTGACGGAAGCCCTGGGCGCCTGGCAAATTAGACCACTGCCGGTTGTGGCGGCCGGCTTGAGAAATGATGCCGGCATAATCGGTGCCGCCCGTCTGGCTCTGCAATTAACGTGA
- a CDS encoding tripartite tricarboxylate transporter substrate binding protein has protein sequence MFKKSRRLLAGMVLLTAGILFMVTGCGKSQTQKTADKYPEKPITYLITFDPGGQSDREARRQQPLLEKILGQKIIIDYKVGGGGAVGWSELARSKPDGYTIAGFNLPHIILQPMQQETGYKTEQIVPVALFQSTPLGLAVLKDSPYKTLEDFLNAAKQKPGEISIGGSGTFSGHQMATLRLEKMTGTKFKYVPFTGSAPQMTAFLGGHVDAVFANSDDLVKQKDKIRVLAFASNERFEAFSDAPTFKEKGIDLVETIDRGVAVPPGTPDNVIKKLEAAFLEIAKNPDIQAQMKKEGFVPIAMGHDECKAYIEKMTGIYKEIVAGLKTN, from the coding sequence ATGTTTAAGAAATCCCGTCGCCTGTTGGCGGGGATGGTCCTGCTGACGGCAGGAATCCTATTTATGGTAACCGGGTGCGGCAAGTCGCAGACCCAGAAAACTGCCGACAAGTATCCGGAAAAACCGATTACCTATCTTATAACCTTCGATCCCGGCGGCCAGTCGGACCGGGAGGCGCGGCGGCAGCAACCTTTACTGGAGAAGATCCTGGGGCAAAAAATAATAATTGATTACAAAGTCGGCGGCGGCGGCGCCGTAGGCTGGAGCGAACTGGCCCGCTCGAAACCCGACGGCTATACTATTGCCGGCTTCAACCTGCCCCACATAATCCTGCAGCCCATGCAGCAGGAAACGGGTTACAAGACCGAACAGATCGTGCCGGTGGCCCTTTTCCAATCGACACCCCTGGGACTGGCGGTTTTGAAGGACAGCCCCTATAAGACCCTGGAGGACTTCCTCAATGCAGCGAAACAAAAGCCAGGTGAAATCTCCATCGGTGGTTCCGGTACCTTCTCCGGCCATCAAATGGCCACCCTGCGCTTGGAAAAGATGACGGGAACCAAATTTAAGTACGTACCCTTTACGGGTTCTGCCCCCCAGATGACGGCTTTCCTGGGCGGCCATGTTGATGCTGTTTTTGCCAACTCCGATGATCTGGTAAAGCAGAAAGATAAAATTCGCGTTCTGGCCTTTGCCAGCAATGAGCGTTTTGAAGCGTTTTCAGATGCCCCTACCTTTAAAGAAAAGGGTATCGACCTGGTGGAAACCATTGACCGGGGCGTTGCCGTACCGCCCGGAACACCGGATAACGTGATTAAAAAGTTAGAAGCCGCCTTCCTGGAAATTGCCAAGAATCCGGATATTCAGGCCCAAATGAAGAAAGAAGGCTTTGTGCCCATAGCCATGGGCCACGACGAGTGTAAGGCCTATATTGAAAAAATGACCGGTATTTATAAAGAAATTGTTGCCGGATTAAAAACTAACTGA
- a CDS encoding tripartite tricarboxylate transporter TctB family protein, with protein sequence MRTLRTADMVSGVLLAAMGLLSVLASLKIKGVTGEHLHPRTLPYLLSLVVLITGIILFFNAWRYRGEERIVDWPDREGWKRIAVSLIGIIVYMLLIEPLGFTLSSFLFLFFLIWYLGRYNVLLIILLALATSVVIYFLFIQFLGLTFPVGPLGW encoded by the coding sequence ATGCGGACGCTACGGACGGCTGATATGGTTAGCGGCGTCCTGCTGGCAGCCATGGGCCTCTTGTCCGTTTTAGCTTCATTAAAAATCAAAGGGGTTACGGGGGAACATTTACACCCCCGTACCCTTCCTTATCTTTTAAGTTTGGTCGTTTTAATTACGGGCATTATCCTCTTTTTCAACGCCTGGCGGTACCGGGGCGAAGAGAGGATCGTTGACTGGCCGGACCGGGAAGGATGGAAGCGGATTGCCGTTTCCCTGATTGGCATAATAGTCTACATGCTTTTAATCGAGCCCCTGGGCTTTACGTTAAGCAGTTTTTTGTTCCTGTTTTTTTTAATCTGGTATCTGGGCCGGTATAATGTTCTGTTGATAATCCTTTTGGCCCTCGCCACTTCTGTAGTAATTTATTTCTTGTTTATCCAATTTCTTGGATTAACCTTCCCGGTGGGCCCCCTGGGCTGGTAG
- a CDS encoding tripartite tricarboxylate transporter permease, translating into MNILYAFLGSIVGTLVGVLPGIGPTSAIAILLPLTTILPPIPAIIMMAAIYYGAMYGGSTTAIVVNIPGEASSVPTAMDGYQLARQGRGGPALGIAAISSFVAGTLSLVGLTFFAPLLANVALAFGPPEYFALMFMALSLVISLSGKALLKGLIATALGLLVAMIGLDPLTGEARLTFGSVSLMAGINFISVIIGLFAIGEVLVNIERAVAAIYENKIRDWLPTLEDLKHSWGAMWRSSIIGFFLGLLPGCSPAVTTFIAYDAEKKISKRSHLFGHGAIEGVAAAEGANNATCSGGFVPLFSFGIPSGPALAVLLGGFMMYGLQPGPMLFKENPDLVWTVIASMYLGNLILLILNLPLVGLWARIALIPFPILGPMIILFSVIGAYSVRFLMFDVWVALLFGILGYLMRKLGFPLAPMVLATVLAQMLETSLKQSLVLSSGSPLIFFTRPIAAAFMFLAIIMIVWGLWLQFSGRSAQLAADESD; encoded by the coding sequence ATGAATATCCTTTATGCCTTCCTGGGCAGCATAGTCGGTACCCTAGTGGGCGTTCTTCCGGGTATCGGCCCTACTTCGGCCATTGCCATCCTTTTGCCTTTAACGACGATTTTACCCCCCATTCCGGCCATCATCATGATGGCAGCCATTTATTATGGAGCCATGTACGGCGGCTCGACGACGGCCATTGTAGTCAACATCCCCGGAGAGGCTTCGTCAGTACCGACGGCCATGGACGGTTACCAGCTGGCGCGGCAGGGCCGCGGCGGTCCGGCACTGGGTATAGCGGCTATATCATCATTTGTGGCCGGGACCTTAAGCCTGGTGGGCCTGACCTTCTTTGCCCCGCTGCTGGCCAATGTAGCCCTGGCCTTCGGTCCGCCGGAGTATTTTGCCTTAATGTTCATGGCCTTGAGTTTAGTAATCAGCCTTTCGGGCAAGGCCCTCTTAAAAGGCCTTATTGCCACGGCCCTGGGCCTTCTGGTAGCTATGATCGGCCTGGATCCCTTGACGGGTGAGGCCCGTTTGACCTTCGGTTCGGTTTCCCTGATGGCGGGTATTAACTTTATCAGCGTCATCATCGGCCTTTTTGCCATAGGGGAAGTACTGGTCAATATCGAGCGGGCGGTGGCGGCAATTTATGAAAACAAAATTCGTGACTGGCTCCCGACCCTCGAAGACTTGAAACACAGCTGGGGGGCCATGTGGCGTTCTTCGATAATCGGCTTTTTCCTGGGGCTTTTACCGGGTTGCAGCCCGGCGGTAACCACTTTTATCGCCTATGATGCCGAAAAGAAGATTTCCAAGCGCTCCCATCTTTTCGGCCATGGCGCCATTGAAGGGGTGGCGGCGGCCGAGGGTGCAAATAACGCTACCTGCAGCGGCGGTTTTGTGCCTTTATTTTCCTTCGGCATTCCTTCCGGGCCGGCCCTGGCCGTCCTCCTGGGTGGGTTCATGATGTACGGTCTCCAGCCCGGTCCCATGCTCTTTAAGGAAAATCCGGATTTAGTGTGGACGGTCATTGCTAGTATGTATTTGGGTAATCTAATACTGCTCATTTTAAATCTCCCTCTGGTGGGACTCTGGGCGCGAATAGCTCTAATACCTTTCCCCATATTAGGTCCCATGATCATTTTGTTCTCGGTCATCGGCGCCTACAGCGTCCGTTTCCTGATGTTCGACGTATGGGTGGCCCTGCTTTTTGGAATTCTTGGCTATTTGATGCGTAAATTGGGCTTCCCCTTGGCGCCCATGGTCTTGGCTACCGTCCTGGCCCAGATGCTGGAGACTTCCTTAAAGCAGTCCCTGGTGCTTTCTAGCGGTTCGCCTTTGATTTTCTTTACGCGGCCCATTGCGGCGGCCTTTATGTTCCTGGCTATAATCATGATTGTATGGGGATTGTGGCTGCAGTTCAGCGGCCGGAGCGCCCAGCTGGCGGCCGATGAAAGTGATTAA
- the larA gene encoding nickel-dependent lactate racemase, translated as MKVPYGEGYQVGELPPGLKVYEIAPRNVAGVNDAVAEIRRALENPIGNRGIEELRGAKKVVIVVSDLTRPVPNAVILPVLLEKLNAIGIKDEQVTVLVGAGLHRPAPPEEFPLIVGPEVAARVRVISHDAHAPGVLQPVGVSSRGTPIWINKHYLEADGRILVGMIDPHQIVGYSAGAKSLVIGCGGEATIRANHAHLVEPEAVLGRVEGNPAREDIDEIGGLVGINLIVNVILNNRKEIVRAVAGHYLEAHRAGVAVAREVCEVPVPEVVDLAIVSPGGFPKDINLYQAQKGLYHATPVVKEGGIIILCAECREGAGEERFVAGMKAGDTPEAVMASFCSREFAMGYHKAFLWCRSLVRARVILVGSGVDEELAQVMMVRKAPDLQAAIVLALQELPHAGAVAILPKANSTIPVLVRKS; from the coding sequence GTGAAAGTTCCTTACGGGGAAGGGTACCAGGTCGGCGAACTGCCGCCGGGGTTGAAAGTGTACGAAATAGCCCCCCGGAACGTAGCCGGGGTAAATGATGCCGTCGCTGAAATACGCCGGGCTCTGGAAAACCCCATCGGCAACAGGGGAATAGAAGAACTGCGCGGGGCAAAAAAAGTAGTCATCGTCGTCAGCGACTTGACACGACCGGTACCCAACGCCGTGATTTTGCCGGTGCTGTTGGAAAAACTGAATGCCATAGGCATCAAGGATGAGCAGGTCACCGTTCTGGTTGGAGCCGGGCTGCACCGCCCGGCACCGCCGGAAGAATTTCCCCTAATCGTCGGTCCTGAAGTTGCGGCCCGGGTCAGGGTCATAAGCCATGACGCTCATGCCCCGGGTGTTTTACAGCCCGTCGGTGTTTCCTCCCGGGGAACGCCCATCTGGATCAACAAACACTACCTGGAGGCCGACGGCCGCATCCTCGTAGGGATGATTGATCCCCACCAGATCGTTGGCTACAGTGCCGGGGCCAAATCCCTGGTCATCGGCTGCGGCGGTGAGGCTACCATTCGCGCCAACCATGCCCACCTGGTGGAACCGGAGGCCGTTCTTGGGCGGGTAGAGGGCAACCCTGCCCGGGAGGATATTGATGAAATCGGCGGTCTGGTAGGTATCAACTTGATCGTTAACGTCATCCTGAACAATCGCAAAGAAATTGTTCGCGCTGTGGCCGGCCATTATCTGGAAGCCCACCGGGCCGGAGTGGCTGTGGCCCGAGAAGTATGCGAGGTTCCTGTTCCCGAAGTCGTTGATCTGGCCATTGTCTCCCCGGGCGGTTTTCCCAAGGACATCAACCTCTATCAAGCCCAGAAGGGACTTTATCACGCCACGCCGGTAGTAAAAGAGGGCGGGATCATCATCCTCTGCGCCGAATGCCGGGAAGGTGCGGGGGAAGAGCGCTTTGTCGCCGGGATGAAAGCCGGCGATACGCCCGAGGCGGTAATGGCCTCCTTCTGCAGCCGGGAGTTCGCCATGGGGTACCATAAAGCCTTTCTCTGGTGTCGTTCCCTGGTCCGCGCCAGGGTAATCCTGGTCGGCAGCGGGGTGGACGAGGAACTAGCGCAGGTAATGATGGTCCGCAAGGCGCCGGACCTCCAGGCGGCAATCGTTCTGGCGCTACAGGAGCTACCGCATGCCGGGGCGGTTGCTATTTTGCCCAAGGCCAATTCGACGATACCGGTATTGGTACGCAAATCTTAA
- the thiS gene encoding sulfur carrier protein ThiS yields the protein MAALLQKEGFQNPAATVAVNDRVLPRREWHYRLGEGDRVEIIILMDGG from the coding sequence GTGGCCGCCCTGCTCCAAAAGGAAGGGTTTCAGAACCCTGCCGCCACGGTGGCAGTTAACGACAGGGTGCTGCCGCGCCGGGAATGGCATTATCGCCTGGGCGAAGGCGACCGGGTAGAAATTATAATCCTCATGGATGGGGGTTAA
- the mraZ gene encoding division/cell wall cluster transcriptional repressor MraZ, with product MFMGEFQHTIDDKGRLIIPARFREGLGDKFVITKGLDNCLFVYPMSGWAEMEQKLRSLPFTRSDARAFVRFFFSGATECELDRQGRILLPANLREYARLEREVVIVGVASRVEIWSRALWEQYCQETAAQYEALAEKIVDFDI from the coding sequence GTGTTCATGGGGGAGTTCCAGCACACCATCGATGATAAGGGAAGGCTGATTATCCCGGCGCGCTTCCGGGAGGGCCTGGGCGATAAATTTGTAATCACCAAGGGTCTGGACAACTGCCTTTTCGTCTATCCCATGAGCGGCTGGGCGGAAATGGAACAGAAACTGCGCAGCCTGCCCTTTACGCGGTCCGATGCCCGTGCCTTTGTCCGCTTTTTCTTTTCCGGGGCTACGGAATGTGAGCTTGACCGCCAGGGGAGAATACTGCTGCCGGCCAATTTAAGGGAATACGCCCGTCTGGAAAGGGAAGTGGTCATTGTGGGCGTGGCCTCGCGGGTGGAAATCTGGAGCCGGGCCCTGTGGGAGCAGTACTGCCAGGAAACGGCGGCCCAGTACGAGGCCCTGGCCGAAAAAATCGTCGACTTTGACATTTAG